From Candidatus Hydrogenedentota bacterium:
GGCCTTGTATGTTCCCGCGCTACACTGCCCATTGCATTCTCCCCCTTTATCTGTTGTTGGGAATAGCCTTGTCTCCGTGGCGCCGCTCTAAGCTGTTCTTTTTCTTGGGTGGCTTTCTTCTGGTCAGCATGCTGCTGCAATGGTTGTGGCTTCAGCCGGGTCCACAACGTACCGACTGGCGTTCAGCAGGAAAATTCCTTCATGAACAGGTAGGCAACAATGACATTGTGCTTGTGGAAAATTCGCGTTGGCGCGATGTGTTTCAACACAATCTGAGATATCTTGCGGGAGGCTCTCTGGGGGTTCCGGTTGTTGCCGCAGAAAATACGCCTCTCCTTGCGGCGCAGAGTGTGTTTTGTTGTGGTTTGTCGAAAGGAAATCATCCGGGCGACGTATGGGCTGTGATCGCTATGCACTTCTTTGATCCGGGTCCCCCCATACGCTATGAACAACAGCTCAAAGATTGGGGAATCTCTTTCGAAAGGTGGTTTTTTCCATCGACACGAGAAATTTATGTTTATAAGTTGAAGATACCGGATAAGATGGAACTCCCTGCATCTCTCTTGCTGCTTCGTGATCTCTGGCAAAACAACAAACAATATGATTTGTTTGACGGCGCGGCAACAAAATCTCACGCTTTAGAAGCCTTTTCCGACCTGATCTTGGCGTTATCAGAAAATAATCGTGCATTAGAAGCGAAGCAACTTTTAGAAGACTTATTCCAAATAAACGGCTATTGGCAGCAGATGTTTACACCTCTGTACGATTCATTAATTGACATGCAAGGTATAGAAAAACAAGTTGCCGCGCTCAGACAGCTCTGGCAAGGCTACGGTTACAGGGACGCGGGACATATGAAGTTTGCCGATCAGGATTTGGAGGAATCGTTGCGTCTTGAACCTGAAAATACCGTAGTCTGGCTGGAACTTTTTAATATTCGGATTGCGATGAAGAACTATAGTGAGGGAGCCGATGCCTTGGAACAAGTCATTGAGAGAGACCCGAAATATTTTTACTTCCGACATTTGATCGACGTCATACACCGTCAAGGAAAGGTAGAAAAAGCGCTCGCAGCCGTGAAACTTTATGAAGAAGGCATTTTTAAACAAAGTACAGGGCTTTATGGACAGGCGATTTCACACCTGGAAAAGGCCATACAAACAGACCCTCAATTTGGAGAAGCCTATACGGCTCTTGCTTTTATTTTGTTGTCGGTACATAATCCCTTGCAAGCAGAAAAAGTACTCGAAAGGTATTTCAGTTCTATTCATCCCTCAGCTCCCGGCGCTTATGGTCTCATGGCGCTTATTTATGCCCTTTACGGTGATGGTGAACAAGCAACGGAATATATGAATGAAGCCTTTGAAATATCCCAAGACTATAAGGCGCTCTTCGAAGCTTTTTTTATTTCTTTTTTTAAAGAACAAAATAAGCAAGCCACGTTGCGGGAAATGGATATTTTGAAAGCAAAAGGTATAGATCTGTATCCCATTTTAGCCGATGAGCTGGACAGCATATTTTCTGAAATCGCAGGAAACTAAACTGATTCCGATCTCTAAAGAGTCTTAAAAGGAACTATTCATGATCTCGTGCGCTCAAAGCGAAGTGAAACAACATGTTTGGCGAAGCTACGCAAAAATTAATTTGTATCTGGATGTTTTAAAAAAGAGGCGTGACGGTTTTCATAATATTGAGACGATTTTTCAGTCCGTTTCACTCTTTGATGAACTCACGTTTAGAGCCGCTACCACGCTAACGCTTTCTTGTAATTTAGCCCATCTTAATTGTGGGCCCTCAAATCTTG
This genomic window contains:
- a CDS encoding tetratricopeptide repeat protein, with the protein product MKKYKQYASCAIVSFWMIIALSLRLFHLTHESLWWDEYASHVFLDAPSLLSFLAFNRTLDPLSLPVYYVLEYGFFHYISESVVALRCMSIAIALATFPVVYSIGKKLHQRRAGLIAVALLALSPVHIHHSQGIRMYVAFIFLASLMIWSFLLLLERPQVRFWILHGFISLLLYWTHPFAGLLTLAIGAFLLTNWKYRLRFILLWCLCQGFLLVPILGYLSTLEFWSVESTSQWIASPTLTSLGAQLFFQDISAFDWQFRLSWIAQRLAFIRYGTDFVFAACIVTLLFTAAFNLYKNRKYAPAKGTLKQTELLFSWLLLPPVILFLMSVLLRPCMFPRYTAHCILPLYLLLGIALSPWRRSKLFFFLGGFLLVSMLLQWLWLQPGPQRTDWRSAGKFLHEQVGNNDIVLVENSRWRDVFQHNLRYLAGGSLGVPVVAAENTPLLAAQSVFCCGLSKGNHPGDVWAVIAMHFFDPGPPIRYEQQLKDWGISFERWFFPSTREIYVYKLKIPDKMELPASLLLLRDLWQNNKQYDLFDGAATKSHALEAFSDLILALSENNRALEAKQLLEDLFQINGYWQQMFTPLYDSLIDMQGIEKQVAALRQLWQGYGYRDAGHMKFADQDLEESLRLEPENTVVWLELFNIRIAMKNYSEGADALEQVIERDPKYFYFRHLIDVIHRQGKVEKALAAVKLYEEGIFKQSTGLYGQAISHLEKAIQTDPQFGEAYTALAFILLSVHNPLQAEKVLERYFSSIHPSAPGAYGLMALIYALYGDGEQATEYMNEAFEISQDYKALFEAFFISFFKEQNKQATLREMDILKAKGIDLYPILADELDSIFSEIAGN